In the genome of Diachasmimorpha longicaudata isolate KC_UGA_2023 chromosome 19, iyDiaLong2, whole genome shotgun sequence, one region contains:
- the Mlt gene encoding tubulin-specific chaperone cofactor E-like protein produces the protein MPSLLEALELKYGSTTADCPECSLTDEESELSGSPKTALSVSIFIPKKSPRHTVPALLVLQDCDIECAGNDAEKLKSKCKNVEELDLAQNKLSQWDEVFGILEHMPKIKFVNLSFNSLAEELEVKRGRFESLRNLVLNGTRVPWTTVQDLVRLLANLEELHLSLNEFKTVDLNHKNPENVNKSLKKLHFTGNPIESWCEISKLGYAFPNLESLVLAECPIRSLALEENRNYDDTSLCQSKSSSERADAENENVERHVKESENGLERIFGEEKSYNRSESECESSGNKVGTCHDPFRMLRFLNVNGTLLSTWDDVERLARFPAMKALRMQGCPLFESPREYTEHERRQLLIARLPNVETLNGGGIISSQEREDAERAFIRYYMDKPEADRPERYAELVSIHGKLDPLVHVDLTPEKRVKVKFTYGDLVEVRCVDVYRTVFELKTKLESMVKIPANRMRLFYVDQVMKAQYGPEEMLYPNKQLYRYNIRNGDEIIIDSKLNRFASTSSTSSGRS, from the exons ATGCCGTCGCTGCTGGAGGCCCTGGAGCTAAAATACGGTAGCACAACAGCCGACTGCCCGGAGTGTTCCCTAACCGACGAGGAAAGCGAGTTATCAGGCTCACCAAAAACCGCCCTGTCAGTCAGCATATTcatcccaaaaaaatcaccacgTCACACAGTGCCAGCTCTCCTCGTCCTCCAGGACTGTGACATTGAGTGTGCGGGTAACGACGCGGAAAAACTCAAGAGCAAATGCAAAAATGTTGAAGAACTGGACCTTGCCCAGAACAAATTGTCCCAGTGGGACGAGGTATTCGGCATTCTCGAGCACATGCCCAAAATTAAATTCGTTAACCTGAGCTTCAATAGTCTGGCCGAAGAGCTCGAGGTGAAGCGAGGTAGGTTCGAGTCCCTGAGAAATCTCGTTCTGAATGGCACAAGAGTACCTTGGACAACCGTCCAGGACCTCGTCCGACTCCTTGCCAATCTGGAAGAGCTCCATTTATCCctcaatgaatttaaaacAGTCGATCTTAATCACAAAAATCCGGAGAACGTCAACAAATCCCTGAAGAAACTCCACTTCACGGGCAATCCCATAGAGTCCTGGtgtgaaatatcaaagctgGGCTATGCATTTCCAAACCTCGAGAGCCTGGTGCTCGCCGAATGTCCAATAAGATCACTAGCACTCGAGGAGAACAGAAACTACGACGATACGAGTTTGTGCCAAAGCAAGAGCTCCAGCGAGAGGGCAGACGCTGAGAATGAGAACGTGGAGAGACATGTCAAGGAGTCGGAGAACGGACTAGAGAGGATATTCGGTGAGGAGAAGAGTTACAACAGATCAGAGAGTGAGTGTGAGAGCAGTGGGAACAAGGTGGGGACGTGCCACGATCCCTTCAGGATGCTGAGATTTTTGAATGTCAATGGCACTCTACTGTCAACCTGGGACGACGTCGAGAGGCTCGCGAGGTTCCCCGCTATGAAGGCACTCAGAATGCAGGGATGTCCCCTATTCGAG AGCCCACGTGAGTACACAGAACACGAGAGACGACAATTACTCATTGCCAGACTTCCTAACGTGGAGACCCTCAATGGTGGAGGGATCATTTCCTCGCAGGAGCGCGAGGACGCCGAGAGGGCATTCATTAGGTATTATATGGATAAGCCGGAAGCTGACAGGCCGGAAAG ATACGCTGAGCTAGTCAGCATCCACGGAAAACTAGATCCCCTCGTCCATGTGGATTTAACACCAGAGAAGCGAGTGAAGGTGAAGTTTACTTATGGAGATCTCGTCGAG GTACGGTGTGTCGACGTTTATAGAACAGTATTCGAGCTAAAGACTAAATTGGAGTCGATGGTGAAAATTCCTGCCAATAGAATGAGACTTTTCTACGTAGACCAG GTGATGAAGGCACAATATGGCCCAGAGGAGATGTTGTATCCTAACAAGCAGCTGTACAGATACAACATACGGAATGGCGATGAAATAATAATCGACAGCAAGTTAAATCGCTTTGCATCGACGTCCAGCACCTCCTCAGGTCGGTCCTAA
- the LOC135171230 gene encoding uncharacterized protein LOC135171230 has protein sequence MHKLAKGLKKKKKSKKGKKGAEEDEFDPEELERYRRERAEALEKAAQESTGEQGGAAGSDEWKKFQALTAGVDDILKKTQGDLDRIKSTSFFQRVAPVVEEKKPEEDSEVKKARERRYLGFDKDGNPIEQDEVDEGKKKKELTVTEDGFVEVPEDEDEQEDSEEEDIFDTTYIDVLQNIDVQLAYIPESPTEEEAGDDPFDTTNADKVLKTVDKRGKKVVSLGNAVEVLSGRVDHVSTCKISRPRRVKAQDLLLGDEDDLDALDVTPEAVEVEKSLLDDDTDLPDVPIDLANLPPVTNLPRPPEVHSDAEKLAEAPLDISEFEVLKEKTILEEIPDLDDDFDLNGPSDEPVQLEEANDPFAEKEPEHIVPETDIIEVSFEAATFVDEDDPFDTGFAENLIPGKVELKFIEKELEELPESEVSISLTDPAGLKRDYETGLLTSQQTTTSFAAKKDLLGGSTTDLSQLVDEPIAPVEDITYTDPFDTSGIQELPPGQAELKFLEKELLGDSGNQPVNTLDDDDFDPREGETPAPAESPQFQVKFEAEEEDKTIPPQGRKPSRPEALGLAAVKAVAFELPTPSQRPDLLITGEEEKSIASKPLTPYYSQKSLEDALPEDEDLEEASVDPFDTSFVSKVTPGKTELKLIESELLKEEPKLTHSVSEHDFHPKSEQQLGRRQSDFGPGSLRPKNLKLGEGDLPLIEDREEPRDVFQVNEAVNRRKKFESKRQESLLDAEVAVDAKPLTPRIESKVIEEEEEISYVDPFDTSIASNILPGKAELKLLESELSQVSVNPIPVRINKIDLNKVSAPPAPLLDDEEDFDPRAGEVKEAPDFLSIEDQNSGDKVLTPQQNSGLDEDIDPFDTSFAAIGPGKTELKLLESELMEKLFNMDSKGGNPFLMDDYPAEQASQQSNPFLQDFAEPAPSAGENPFLNFSTEAAYQPPTDSTNPFALFEPTQDDQQQYIPPTSEPEVLAPDQPDLFGVEEQPTSLFGTEEPEVFPMEPVAFSPPQEPTSFSPPQERASPPKPAPARPPPPPRPGPPPTPPRNTKDLILSVTGAMDATSNHLLDRLQFTRTPSPTLMHSPSPTPEHSVADLLDVDSNIPDLPADTTHPETSQSQNILDLFDAPQPAETGASMFSAPVTSMDTLTHSVSSTDTIFSTSVTDTFNQGQENPFGAIESVAEAPIPEETPVEEAKRSSIDVTTPTTTSGFDFGSETAETIVETLPTAVESNFFAAEEPTDVSSSPFSSAPSGIFGGEPLFTTASSTESAQAPVVDRQTNIFASDYLGDFSKPSDDIGELVSTSPTPASEFPNYPVEEELDNFAATTRAIESTGDAFDAFASKFDRAAEPEPTSGDPFFDAFGGSGGQTAMDTSSDVWGDSSAAGSESAVTGFGESDGFDSFLSMTAPPQESKAMKRTESGDSDEAPDFSVFIKPKEGGDLGISHEGGPVPVLAPPPKSPINSAYNDSSPRFNPFDKFGFAQEAVIPTETPQPAEMTRTDSQETPPTPLFDEDVSQPLEDFPRVTYTGDGWEFHLRQPNKKKITGQRFWKKVFVRLVYQGDSPTLQLFNNKDDKDPFTELPLLTCYSVSEIAAQQFDQYGKIFTIKLQYIFYKERPGVRPGQVTKAERLTNKLSQFAAYAIQGDYQGVKEFGSDLKKLGLPVEHAPQISQLFKLGSQNYEDMKTFSSAIEEALFRLAAHRDRALTYKMEEVQINVVDEVYVEQNAEGHVEKQIARVRLFFLGFLTGMPDVELGINDMWRQGKEVVGRHDIIPVVTEEWIRLENIEFHSCVQQDEYEKSRIIKFKPPDACYIELMRFRVRPPKNRELPLQLKAVMCVTGNKVELRADILVPGFASRKLGQIPCEDVMVRFPIPECWIYLFRVEKHFRYGSVKSAHRRTGKIKGIERFLGAVDTMEPQLMEVTSGQAKYEHQHRAIVWRMPRLPKEGQGAYTTHQLVCRMALTSYDQIPDNLAEYCYVEFTMPATQVSHTTARSVSLQNSDSDNPPEKYVRNLSRHEYRVGIEHTQGEGPGAYIAATKKIPEATPEVHEDAHEPPPPAESDSDSSE, from the exons ATGCACAAGCTAGCCAAGGGTctcaagaagaagaaaaagtcgaagaaAGGAAAGAAGGGAGCTGAGGAGGACGAGTTCGATCCAGAAGAGCTCGAACGTTATCGGCGTGAACGGGCAGAGGCCCTTGAGAAAGCAGCGCAAGAGTCAACTGGTGAACAAGGAGGTGCAGCTGGCTCAGacgagtggaaaaaattccagGCACTGACTGCTGGTGTCGACGATATCTTGAAGAAGACCCAGGGTGACCTAGATCGGATAAAATCGACCTCATTCTTCCAAAGGGTAGCTCCCGttgttgaggagaaaaaacCCGAGGAGGATTCGGAAGTCAAGAAGGCTCGGGAGAGGCGATATCTTGGATTCGATAAGGACGGAAATCCCATCGAACAGGACGAAGTTGACGAggggaagaagaagaaggagtTAACTGTCACAGAAGACGGATTTGTCGAGGTACCTGAAGACGAAGATGAACAGGAGGACTCCGAGGAGGAAGATATCTTCGATACAACGTATATCGATGTTCTCCAGAATATCGACGTTCAACTAGCTTACATCCCGGAGTCACCCACTGAGGAAGAGGCTGGTGACGACCCATTCGATACGACAAATGCTGATAAAGTCCTCAAGACTGTTGATAAACGTGGAAAGAAAGTCGTGAGTCTTGGAAACGCGGTTGAAGTCCTCTCCGGACGGGTTGATCACGTGAGCACATGTAAGATATCAAGACCCAGGAGGGTTAAAGCACAGGATCTTCTCCTTGGAGATGAAGACGACCTTGATGCCCTCGACGTAACACCAGAAGCAGTTGAGGTTGAAAAGTCACTGCTTGACGACGACACTGATCTTCCTGATGTACCGATTGATTTGGCTAACCTACCCCCCGTCACTAATTTACCACGTCCACCAGAGGTACATTCGGACGCCGAGAAACTTGCAGAGGCTCCCCTAGACATCTCAGAGTTCGAGGTGCTGAAGGAGAAGACAATTCTCGAGGAAATCCCGGATTTAGACGACGATTTTGATCTCAATGGACCCAGTGACGAGCCGGTGCAACTAGAAGAGGCGAATGATCCATTCGCTGAGAAGGAACCTGAACACATTGTACCTGAAACTGACATAATCGAAGTCAGCTTTGAAGCAGCGACATTCGTTGATGAAGACGATCCATTCGACACAGGTTTCGCTGAGAATTTGATACCTGGTAAGGTAGAGTTGAAGTTCATTGAGAAGGAACTTGAGGAATTACCCGAGAGCGAGGTTTCTATTTCACTAACCGACCCAGCTGGCCTCAAGAGAGACTATGAGACAGGTCTGCTGACAAGTCAACAGACCACTACTTCATTCGCTGCAAAGAAGGATCTTCTCGGAGGCTCAACAACTGATCTCAGTCAGCTCGTCGATGAACCCATTGCACCAGTGGAGGATATCACCTATACAGATCCATTTGACACATCTGGTATTCAGGAACTTCCACCGGGCCAGGCAGAGCTCAAGTTCTTGGAGAAGGAACTTCTTGGTGACAGTGGTAATCAGCCAGTTAATACTCTAGACGACGACGACTTCGATCCTCGTGAGGGAGAGACACCAGCACCCGCAGAATCCCCACAATTCCAGGTAAAGTTTGAAGCAGAGGAGGAGGATAAGACCATACCCCCTCAGGGCCGAAAGCCTTCACGCCCGGAGGCTCTGGGTCTCGCGGCAGTTAAAGCCGTTGCTTTCGAACTACCAACACCCTCTCAACGTCCTGATCTATTAATAACTGGAGAAGAGGAGAAATCGATAGCATCAAAGCCATTAACACCGTATTATTCTCAAAAATCTCTCGAAGACGCACTTCCTGAGGACGAGGACTTGGAAGAGGCGAGTGTCGATCCCTTCGACACAAGTTTCGTATCAAAAGTCACTCCCGGCAAGACTGAGCTGAAACTCATTGAATCAGAACTTCTGAAGGAAGAGCCAAAGTTGACTCACAGTGTCAGCGAGCACGACTTTCACCCCAAAAGTGAACAGCAATTGGGAAGACGTCAGAGTGACTTTGGACCGGGTTCCCTGCGGCCCAAGAACTTGAAACTAGGTGAAGGTGATCTTCCCCTTATCGAAGACAGGGAGGAGCCTAGGGACGTGTTTCAAGTGAACGAGGCAGTCAacagacgaaaaaaattcgagTCAAAACGACAAGAGAGTCTTTTGGATGCTGAAGTGGCAGTGGATGCGAAGCCCCTCACCCCCAGGATAGAGTCCAAGGTCatcgaggaggaggaggaaattTCGTACGTTGATCCCTTCGATACGTCGATAGCCAGTAATATTTTACCGGGCAAAGCCGAACTGAAACTCCTCGAGAGTGAATTGAGCCAGGTGTCAGTCAATCCCATTCCCGTGAGGATCAATAAAATTGACCTCAACAAGGTATCAGCCCCACCAGCACCCCTTCTAGACGACGAGGAGGACTTCGATCCGCGAGCTGGTGAAGTCAAAGAGGCGCCAGATTTTCTATCCATCGAGGATCAGAACTCTGGGGATAAAGTTCTCACTCCACAACAGAATTCTGGATTGGATGAGGACATAGATCCTTTTGACACAAGTTTCGCTGCTATTGGACCGGGTAAAACCGAGCTGAAACTTCTCGAGTCGGAGTTGATGGAGAAAT tattcaacATGGATTCTAAAGGGGGTAATCCTTTCCTGATGGATGACTACCCAGCAGAGCAGGCTTCCCAGCAGTCAAATCCATTCCTCCAGGATTTTGCCGAGCCCGCACCATCAGCTGGggaaaatccatttttaaatttctcaaCCGAAGCGGCTTATCAACCGCCGACCGATTCAACAAATCCCTTTGCATTGTTCGAACCAACTCAGGATGATCAGCAACAGTATATTCCACCCACTTCTGAGCCGGAGGTGTTGGCGCCTGACCAGCCCGATTTATTCGGTGTCGAGGAACAGCCGACGAGTCTCTTTGGCACTGAAGAGCCAGAAGTCTTCCCAATGGAGCCGGTGGCCTTCAGCCCACCCCAAGAGCCCACCTCCTTCAGTCCTCCACAGGAGAGGGCCTCACCACCGAAACCTGCACCTGCAAGACCTCCACCACCTCCGAGACCCGGACCACCACCGACACCTCCTAGGAACACCAAAGACCTCATACTCTCTGTAACTGGGGCGATGGACGCGACCTCAAATCACCTGCTGGATCGATTACAATTTACACGAACTCCTAGTCCAACTCTGATGCATTCCCCCTCACCAACGCCCGAACACAGCGTCGCAGACCTCCTAGACGTTGATTCCAACATACCAGATTTACCAGCGGACACCACTCACCCAGAGACATCTCAATCGCAGAACATTCTGGACTTATTTGACGCACCACAACCTGCTGAGACAGGTGCTTCAATGTTCTCAGCACCCGTCACGAGTATGGACACTTTGACGCACTCTGTATCCAGTACAGACACGATATTCTCGACGAGTGTCACAGATACCTTCAATCAAGGTCAAGAAAATCCATTTGGGGCGATAGAGTCAGTCGCTGAAGCCCCCATCCCCGAGGAGACGCCAGTTGAAGAGGCAAAGAGATCTTCGATAGACGTCACAACTCCTACGACGACGTCAGGCTTCGACTTTGGGTCCGAAACAGCAGAAACGATCGTTGAAACTCTCCCGACGGCTGTGGAATCAAATTTCTTCGCAGCAGAGGAGCCTACAGACGTCTCATCCTCTCCATTCTCGAGCGCACCCTCTGGAATATTCGGGGGAGAGCCTCTTTTCACGACAGCCAGCAGTACTGAGAGTGCCCAGGCACCAGTGGTTGATCGTCAGACGAATATATTTGCTTCGGACTACCTCGGGGACTTTTCAAAACCCAGTGATGATATTGGAGAACTGGTTTCCACGAGCCCGACACCAGCTTCCGAGTTTCCGAATTATCCAGTGGAGGAAGAGCTTGATAATTTCGCAGCTACTACGAGGGCGATTGAGAGTACGGGCGATGCCTTCGATGCATTCGCTAGTAAGTTTGATAGAGCAGCAGAGCCTGAGCCAACAAGTGGCGATCCATTCTTCGATGCCTTTGGAGGAAGTGGTGGACAGACAGCTATGGACACCTCGAGTGATGTCTGGGGAGATTCATCAGCAGCTGGATCCGAGAGTGCGGTAACGGGCTTCGGGGAGTCCGATGGTTTTGATTCCTTCCTCAGTATGACAGCCCCTCCCCAGGAGTCCAAAGCAATGAAAAGGACAGAGTCCGGGGACTCGGACGAAGCCCCCGATTTTAGTGTCTTCATAAAGCCGAAAGAAGGAGGTGACCTGGGCATAAGCCATGAAGGAGGGCCCGTTCCAGTGCTGGCACCTCCTCCGAAGAGCCCTATAAACTCCGCCTACAATGACTCATCTCCACGATTTAATCCTTTCGACAAATTTGGCTTCGCCCAGGAAGCTGTTATTCCAACGGAAACCCCCCAGCCAGCGGAAATGACACGAACCGACTCTCAGGAAACTCCACCGACCCCCCTCTTCGACGAGGACGTCAGTCAACCCCTGGAGGATTTCCCAAGGGTCACCTACACCGGCGACGGCTGGGAGTTCCACCTCAGGCAGCCgaacaaaaagaaaatcacgggacaacgattttggaaAAAAGTTTTCGTTCGCCTGGTCTACCAGGGGGACAGCCCCACTCTTCAGCTATTCAATAACAAAGACGACAAGGACCCATTCACAGAACTGCCTCTATTGACTTGCTATTCGGTATCGGAAATAGCTGCTCAACAGTTCGATCAATACGGAAAGATATTCACCATTAAGCTACAGTATATTTTCTACAAGGAACGTCCTGGTGTGAGACCTGGCCAAGTGACAAAGGCAGAGAGACTGACCAACAAACTCAGTCAATTTGCTGCTTATGCTATTCAGGGTGACTACCAGGGCGTGAAGGAGTTCGGGAGTGATTTAAAAAAGTTGGGGCTTCCGGTTGAGCATGCACCGCAGATAAGCCAGTTGTTTAAACTTGGCTCGCAGAATTATGAAGACATGAAGACATTCTCGAGTGCTATCGAGGAGGCACTCTTCAGGCTAGCTGCACACAGAGATCGAGCACTTACTTATAAGATGGAGGAAGTGCAGATTAATGTTGTTGATGAAGTCTACGTGGAACAGAATGCCGAGGGACATGTGGAGAAGCAGATCGCCAGGGTTCGATTGTTCTTCTTAGGCTTTTTAACAG GGATGCCAGATGTTGAACTCGGCATTAACGACATGTGGCGGCAAGGGAAGGAAGTCGTTGGCCGACACGACATCATCCCCGTCGTCACTGAAGAGTGGATTCGTCTTGAAAATATCGAATTCCACTCGTGTGTACAGCAGGACGAGTACGAAAAATCTAGAATCATAAA GTTCAAGCCGCCTGATGCATGTTACATTGAATTAATGAGATTCCGAGTGAGACCGCCAAAAAATCGGGAACTACCGTTGCAATTGAAGGCTGTCATGTGTGTCACCGGTAATAAG gtgGAACTCAGGGCCGATATCCTGGTTCCGGGTTTTGCTTCCCGAAAACTGGGTCAAATACCCTGCGAAGACGTGATGGTTCGCTTTCCCATCCCCGAATGTTGGATttacttattcagggttgaaaaACACTTTCGATATGGCTCCGTTAAATCCGCCCACCGGAGAACCGGAAAGATCAAGGGAATCGAGAGATTCCTGGGAGCTGTGGACACGATGGAGCCCCAGCTTATGGAGGTGACATCGGGTCAAGCAAAATATGAGCATCAGCATCGTGCTATTGTCTGGAGAATGCCCAGATTACCCAAGGAAGGTCAGGGGGCTTACACGACGCACCAGCTCGTCTGTCGTATGGCTTTAACGTCTTACGATCAGATACCAGATAATTTGGCTGAGTATTGTTACGTGGAATTTACCATGCCAGCCACTCAGGTCTCCCACACGACTGCACGTAGTGTCAGTCTGCAGAATAGTGACTCTGACAATCCACCAGAAAAATACGTGAGGAATTTATCGCGTCATGAGTACAG gGTTGGTATCGAGCACACTCAGGGTGAGGGTCCAGGTGCCTACATAGCCGCAACAAAGAAAATACCAGAAGCAACACCGGAGGTACACGAGGACGCCCATGAGCCTCCACCTCCGGCGGAATCGGACTCGGACTCCTCAGAGTAG